CCAGTACGGCGCCAGCGCGACGTCCCAGTAGGCCTCGACGGCCTCGGTGAGCCGGACCAGGCCTGTGGCCGGGTCGGCGTACAGCGCGCGCAGCCGGGGGCCGAGGCCGCCGCCCCGACGTGCCCGCAGGCGGTCGAGATCGCGGCGCACCCGCTCGGCGGGCGTGGCCCGGATCGCGGCCAGCTCGTCCGCCAGGGTGGGCGCGGGGCCGGCCGGGGCCGGGTTGATGAAGTCCGGCACGTACCCGGAAGGCGGCACGAGCTCGGCCAGCCACCCCCGGTCCAGCCCGGCGGCGGCCACCCGCGGCCGCACCTGCTCCACCCACGGCCGGTGCACCGGATGGGCCTGCCGCGAGGCCAGCAGCCGCAGGCTCGGCCCGACTTCCCACATCGGCGAGACCGCGAACCGCATGCTCGCGAGGTCGCCCACCGTGAACGACAGCTCCGCCGTCATGTCCCCCGCCCCCGTGGATTCGCACATTCCCGAATCATTGGCGGCCAGGCTAGTGCAGATCCGATCATGATCCGCATGACGACCGACACCTCCACCACCACCGTCAACGCGGCCGACTCCGGCACCTGGACGCTCGGTGACCGCACCGTCCACCGGATCGGCTTCGGCGCGATGCGCCTCCCGCAGACCGGCCCCGCGCTCATCCCCGACGCCGTCCCCCGCGACCGCGACCAGGCGATCGCCGTCCTTCGGCGGGCCCTCGAGCTGGGCGTCAACCACATCGACACCGCCGCCTTCTACTTCTCCCCGCTGCGCTCCGCCAACGAGCTGATCAACCGCGCCCTCGCGCCGTACCGCGACGACCTGGTGATCGCCACCAAGGTCGGCCCGGCCCGCACACTGAACGGCGGGTGGGCGGAACACGCCCGCACCCCCGAGCAGCTGCGCGCCCAGGTCGAGGAGAACCTGCGCCAGCTCGGCCGCGACCAGCTCGACCTGGTCAACCTGCGGATCCTCGGCACCGACTCGATCGCCGAACGCTTCGGCGCCCTCGCCGAGTTGCGGCAGGCCGGGCTCATCCGCCACCTCGGCCTGTCCAACATCCACCCGCACCACCTCGCCGAGGCCCAGGCCATCGCCCCCGTCGTCTGCGTGCAGAACCCCTACGGAATCGGCGCCTCCGCCCAGCACGACGAAGTGCTGCGGCTCTGCGGTGAGCAGGGCATCGCGTTCGTCCCGTTCTACGCGATAGCCGGCGCCGGCCGGGAGCGCGGCACTGCCTTCGCGGGCGAGGCCGAGCTGCCCCAGGTGGAGGCCGTGGCGCAGGCCCACGGGGTGAGCACCGCCCAGGTCCGCCTCGCGTGGACGCTCCACCGCGGCCCGCACGTCCTGGCCATCCCCGGCACCGGCGACCTCGCCCACCTCACCGACAACATCGCCGCCGGATCGCTCCGCCTCTCTGCGGACGAGCTGGCGCTCCTCGACGCCGCCCACACGGCCTGAGCTCGCATCAGGCCAGCGGACCGACGCGGAGGGTGAGCGTCCAGGTGCCGAGCCGGAAGGCGGTGGACGACTGCCGCCTCTCGGCCGCGCCTGGCTGCTGGTTGGCGACCCCTCCGTGGCCCGGCCGGTAGACAACGGCGCCGACGGCGCCGGGGCCGTACGTAGCCGCGCTGATAAAGCGGCGGGCGCACGGCCTCGGCGCCCCCGTCCACCCGGTTGGTCCAGCTCGTCGGACAGCTCCTCTGCTGCCCTCGCCCCTCCGGCGAACCGGCCTCCTCGCTCAAACCCAGCCACTCCACCCACACCCAACTCGCCCGGCCGGCAGCGTCGACGAGGTCGAGCGTGTGCAGGCCGACAGCAAGCTTCGGCTTCGGTGGCTTCATGCGGTGCGCTCGGGTCGTATATTCCGTTCGTCAGTAAGAGGCCTGACACAGCGGCAGGCCAAAGCCACCACGCGCGGAACCACCGCCGAGAGCTGCGACGTCGCTGGGGACGACGTATCGCACCCCAGCACCAGGAGCCCGCGCATGACCGGAACCGCCACCCGCTACCTCTATCTCGCCCGCCACGGAGAGGCGATGCCGGACGAGAGTGGGCTGTCGGACGCCGGGCGCCGCCAAGCCGGGCTCCTGGGCCGGCGGCTGGCGGGCCGCCCCATCTCGGCGGTGCACCACGGTCCGCTGCCCCGGGCGTCGCAGACCGCACGGCTGGTCGCCGAGCACCTGGGCGGCGCCGCCGTCCAGG
The nucleotide sequence above comes from Streptomyces kaniharaensis. Encoded proteins:
- a CDS encoding oxidoreductase, which codes for MIRMTTDTSTTTVNAADSGTWTLGDRTVHRIGFGAMRLPQTGPALIPDAVPRDRDQAIAVLRRALELGVNHIDTAAFYFSPLRSANELINRALAPYRDDLVIATKVGPARTLNGGWAEHARTPEQLRAQVEENLRQLGRDQLDLVNLRILGTDSIAERFGALAELRQAGLIRHLGLSNIHPHHLAEAQAIAPVVCVQNPYGIGASAQHDEVLRLCGEQGIAFVPFYAIAGAGRERGTAFAGEAELPQVEAVAQAHGVSTAQVRLAWTLHRGPHVLAIPGTGDLAHLTDNIAAGSLRLSADELALLDAAHTA